One window of Caldisericum exile AZM16c01 genomic DNA carries:
- the glyS gene encoding glycine--tRNA ligase subunit beta gives MRDFLFEIYTEEMPARLLNGVTLQLKELAEKNLSESTLKHGEIKAFSTPRRLVLFVKNVEEKEEDRVLEIKGPSHKIAYDEQGNATLVLKKFLEANNLKEDEIKIKEIKDSKYVFGYKRIEGRNAKDVLREVVLSSLKSLTFPRGMRWNNSNVVFLRPIRNFLSLFGDEIVNVEYAGIKSSNKSFGFYFDSPFEFNCESPVDYFTKVRERYIVLDYKERENIIRKGVEKISASVGGKVKFEEEFLEEVVNLTEFPTPFLCELKLEKFDIPDCIIESVIKDHLKSFPIYSKDFKKVLPYFIGIRNGTSDFIENVKKGYEKVATARLYDGAFFFEEDKKERLETRVPKLKDIVFISGLGTLFDKTERLVRIADYLGELLRLDPNEVALLKRACFLSKADITTQVVKEFPELQGTMGGIYAKIQGEREEVANAISEQYLPKFSGDELPITKLGKYLSIIDKLDTLVLSIGKGIEFTSSKDPFGLRRSALGIVQIAFTLDENVFPISDLINFILSLNAFNKENSSIQSEVLSLIRERANYLIRSNNISYDIANAVTTLPIDLMPTFLERAKTLEKYSKDEKFKEIVTVHKRIRNILQKATVESEFISENLLIEEAEKELYTVTNESEKLLNEMLKSRDYDAVIHLLYLYVPSVNKFFDKVLVMDKDERIRNNRLAQLSKVLKLFENFAMFSEVVIEKY, from the coding sequence ATGAGGGACTTTCTATTTGAGATATACACTGAGGAAATGCCTGCAAGACTACTTAATGGGGTTACTCTCCAACTAAAGGAATTAGCAGAAAAAAATTTAAGCGAGAGTACTCTTAAGCACGGAGAGATTAAAGCCTTTTCAACACCAAGAAGATTAGTTCTTTTCGTTAAGAATGTAGAAGAAAAGGAAGAAGATAGAGTCTTAGAAATAAAGGGACCGTCACACAAAATTGCTTATGATGAACAAGGAAACGCAACGCTCGTGCTTAAGAAATTTTTGGAAGCTAATAACTTAAAAGAAGATGAGATCAAAATTAAAGAGATTAAGGACAGCAAATATGTTTTTGGTTATAAAAGAATTGAAGGGAGAAATGCGAAAGATGTCCTTCGAGAAGTTGTGTTAAGTTCACTTAAAAGCTTAACATTTCCTAGAGGAATGAGATGGAATAATTCTAACGTCGTTTTTTTAAGACCGATAAGAAATTTTCTTTCACTTTTTGGAGATGAAATAGTAAATGTTGAATATGCTGGAATCAAATCGTCAAATAAATCCTTTGGTTTTTACTTTGATTCGCCGTTTGAGTTTAATTGTGAAAGCCCGGTTGATTATTTTACAAAAGTTAGAGAGCGCTATATAGTTCTTGATTACAAAGAAAGGGAAAACATTATTAGAAAAGGAGTTGAGAAAATCTCAGCCTCCGTTGGAGGAAAAGTTAAATTTGAGGAAGAGTTTTTGGAGGAAGTTGTAAATTTAACAGAGTTTCCAACGCCATTTCTGTGTGAACTTAAACTTGAGAAATTTGATATACCTGATTGCATTATAGAAAGCGTTATAAAGGATCATTTAAAGTCGTTTCCGATTTACTCTAAAGATTTTAAAAAAGTCCTGCCATATTTTATTGGTATTAGAAACGGAACTTCTGATTTTATTGAGAATGTAAAAAAAGGATATGAGAAAGTTGCAACAGCAAGGCTTTATGATGGTGCATTCTTCTTCGAAGAAGATAAGAAAGAAAGACTCGAAACAAGAGTTCCAAAGTTGAAGGACATAGTGTTCATTTCTGGTTTAGGCACACTTTTCGACAAGACAGAAAGACTTGTTAGAATTGCTGATTATCTTGGTGAATTGCTTAGGTTAGATCCAAATGAAGTGGCGCTCTTAAAAAGAGCATGTTTTCTTTCCAAGGCTGATATAACAACTCAAGTAGTAAAAGAATTCCCAGAACTTCAGGGTACAATGGGTGGTATTTACGCAAAAATACAAGGTGAAAGAGAAGAAGTTGCAAATGCAATTTCAGAGCAGTATCTTCCAAAATTTTCAGGCGATGAACTTCCGATTACTAAACTCGGAAAATACCTGAGCATTATAGATAAATTGGATACGCTTGTATTAAGCATTGGAAAGGGTATTGAATTTACAAGCTCCAAAGATCCGTTTGGATTGAGGAGAAGTGCTCTTGGAATAGTGCAAATTGCTTTTACTCTTGACGAAAATGTTTTTCCAATTTCTGATCTTATCAACTTTATACTGAGTTTGAACGCGTTTAATAAAGAAAATAGTTCAATTCAAAGCGAAGTTTTAAGTCTTATAAGGGAAAGGGCAAACTACTTAATAAGATCTAACAATATAAGTTACGATATTGCAAATGCAGTCACTACGCTTCCAATTGATTTAATGCCAACGTTTTTAGAGAGAGCGAAAACTCTTGAAAAATACTCAAAGGATGAAAAATTTAAAGAAATTGTGACTGTGCACAAAAGAATAAGAAATATATTACAAAAAGCAACTGTTGAAAGTGAATTTATTTCAGAGAATCTTTTGATTGAAGAGGCAGAAAAGGAATTATACACTGTTACAAACGAAAGCGAGAAACTTTTAAACGAAATGCTAAAATCAAGAGATTATGATGCAGTTATTCATCTTTTATACCTATATGTTCCAAGCGTAAATAAGTTTTTTGACAAAGTTCTCGTTATGGATAAAGATGAAAGAATAAGAAACAATAGACTTGCACAACTTTCAAAGGTCCTCAAACTTTTTGAAAACTTTGCTATGTTTTCGGAAGTTGTTATTGAGAAATATTAA
- a CDS encoding glycine--tRNA ligase subunit alpha, translating into MYFQDLIFKLEHFWQKQGCVILPPFDQEVGAGTLSPYTFLKVLGKKPWMVAYVQPSRRPADGRYGENPNRLYMHHQFQVIIKPPLENIKDIYLESLKYLGLKLAKHEIKFLEDNWETAVLGAQGVGWEVRLDGLEITQFTYFQLAAGINLDPVSVEITYGLERLAMFLQDKDNIFDIQWNETTTYGELRKQEEKEECIYAFDESDIDLLFDLFNKFESEAKRILEQGILMPGYMYLLKCSHTFNLLDARGVISASERQNMIGRMRHLAELSAKIVLEREVEHEGLSI; encoded by the coding sequence ATGTACTTTCAAGATTTAATTTTTAAATTAGAACATTTTTGGCAAAAACAAGGTTGTGTAATTTTACCACCGTTTGACCAAGAAGTTGGTGCAGGAACTTTAAGTCCTTATACATTTTTAAAAGTTTTAGGTAAAAAACCGTGGATGGTTGCTTATGTTCAACCTTCAAGACGTCCTGCCGACGGACGTTACGGTGAAAATCCTAATAGACTGTACATGCACCACCAATTTCAAGTTATCATAAAACCACCACTTGAAAACATTAAAGATATTTATCTTGAAAGCTTGAAGTATCTTGGCTTGAAACTTGCAAAACATGAGATAAAGTTTTTAGAGGACAATTGGGAAACAGCAGTACTTGGTGCACAGGGTGTTGGTTGGGAAGTGCGACTTGACGGTCTTGAAATAACTCAGTTTACGTATTTTCAACTTGCTGCAGGTATCAATCTCGATCCTGTATCTGTAGAAATTACTTACGGCCTTGAGAGACTTGCAATGTTTTTGCAGGACAAGGATAATATTTTCGATATTCAGTGGAATGAAACTACAACTTATGGTGAACTAAGAAAGCAAGAGGAAAAAGAAGAGTGCATATACGCGTTTGACGAGAGCGATATAGATTTACTATTTGATCTTTTTAACAAGTTTGAGTCTGAAGCAAAAAGAATTTTGGAACAAGGGATTCTTATGCCTGGTTATATGTATCTCTTAAAGTGCTCACATACCTTCAACTTACTTGATGCAAGAGGTGTTATAAGTGCCTCCGAAAGACAGAATATGATTGGAAGAATGAGACATCTTGCAGAACTTTCAGCAAAAATAGTCTTAGAAAGAGAGGTAGAACATGAGGGACTTTCTATTTGA
- the recO gene encoding DNA repair protein RecO — protein MGYININGLTITSFDTKETDRYVVMLTDKLGKINVKFKSVRTSTSKRSGYTDSFVYEKVQLYKKGNTYIATEIEMLDDFRDAKNDLSKMVVLLYIKELLLLLLPYEEENMEILDLTLKTLSFLSSVEPVYSKVALLYYMFHFMKLLGSPINFLQEHPKVIYFSFENNGFNENSGFTVDAVVYEESLLLNKMAYPEKLNIVKFNEILDLLNYYIIQKFELDEYKKFLESVKTLSVR, from the coding sequence ATGGGCTACATAAATATTAACGGACTTACAATAACTTCGTTTGATACAAAGGAAACCGACAGGTATGTAGTGATGCTTACTGATAAATTAGGTAAAATAAATGTTAAATTTAAATCCGTTAGAACATCAACTTCAAAACGCTCAGGTTATACTGATTCGTTTGTATATGAAAAGGTTCAGTTATACAAGAAAGGAAATACTTACATTGCAACGGAAATAGAAATGCTTGATGACTTTAGAGACGCGAAAAATGATCTTTCAAAAATGGTTGTTCTTTTGTATATAAAGGAATTACTTTTGCTTTTGCTCCCTTATGAGGAAGAAAATATGGAGATTTTAGATCTTACCCTAAAAACCCTTTCTTTCTTAAGTTCTGTTGAACCCGTGTACTCGAAAGTTGCTTTGCTCTATTATATGTTTCACTTTATGAAATTGCTGGGAAGTCCGATTAATTTTCTACAAGAGCATCCAAAGGTAATTTATTTTTCTTTTGAGAACAACGGATTTAATGAAAACTCGGGTTTTACAGTTGACGCAGTTGTGTATGAAGAGTCCTTACTTTTAAATAAGATGGCTTATCCAGAGAAATTAAATATTGTTAAGTTTAACGAAATACTGGATCTATTAAACTACTATATAATCCAAAAATTTGAACTTGATGAATATAAAAAATTTTTAGAAAGTGTGAAAACTTTGAGCGTGAGGTGA
- the deoC gene encoding deoxyribose-phosphate aldolase: MDEISKDYLRSIIDHTLLKPDATPTDIEKLCKEAIENNFFAVCVNSSYVELAKSFLKGTNIKIASVVGFPLGASSTYAKVSESEKAIKDGADEIDMVIHIGLLKAKEYAKVESDIREVVKTAANRTVKVIIETCLLTQEEKIIASTISVSAGAHFVKTSTGFSTGGATVEDVQLIRSVVPNYIGVKASGGIRDFETAVKLVKAGATRIGASKSVEIVS; this comes from the coding sequence ATGGATGAAATTTCTAAAGATTATTTAAGAAGTATTATTGACCACACGCTTTTAAAACCAGATGCCACTCCCACAGATATTGAAAAACTTTGTAAAGAAGCAATCGAAAACAATTTTTTCGCAGTTTGCGTTAATTCCTCCTATGTTGAGTTAGCGAAGAGTTTTTTAAAAGGAACTAATATAAAGATCGCTTCGGTTGTTGGATTTCCTCTTGGTGCTTCATCAACTTACGCAAAGGTGTCAGAATCGGAAAAGGCAATTAAAGACGGTGCAGACGAGATCGACATGGTAATTCATATTGGCCTTTTAAAGGCGAAGGAATATGCAAAAGTTGAAAGTGACATAAGAGAAGTGGTTAAGACTGCAGCAAACAGAACTGTAAAAGTTATCATCGAAACATGTCTTCTTACCCAAGAGGAAAAAATAATTGCATCAACAATTTCCGTTTCAGCTGGCGCTCATTTTGTAAAAACTTCAACAGGATTTAGCACGGGAGGCGCAACAGTTGAAGATGTTCAACTGATAAGGTCTGTTGTGCCGAATTATATTGGTGTAAAAGCCTCAGGTGGTATTAGAGACTTTGAAACTGCAGTTAAATTGGTTAAGGCTGGTGCGACAAGAATAGGTGCAAGTAAGAGTGTTGAAATAGTTTCTTAA
- the dnaX gene encoding DNA polymerase III subunit gamma/tau yields the protein MEYIALYRKYRPQTFDEVVEQDAVVKVLRAELKQKKVSHAYLFAGPKGSGKTTIARIFAKGLNCVNGPTDTPCLKCDNCIAITNGTSLDVIEIDAASNRGIDEIRSLKEHVQYVPVNSKYKVYIIDEAHMLTPQAFNALLKTLEEPPQNVVFILATTEADKIPPTISSRCERLYFKPISIKRLSKKIKEVAQSEDVQITDAASELIARASSGSLRNALSLLEQVITVSNNIDENIVRNILDIPDENFVLNFAKALIQGNVDFIFDGIRQLEVSGLDPKIFINEMTEFFEDLITLKLGASDTVEEKRDATTFSDMKEIIKVATLRKLIEVSKVLLEALNKVKIYKDLYFALLVEFLDNLGNFEDNLSGKQSVGREDASQFISKEKVDKIILAQEKKSSEKIEEPETQTQEIDIERIKYLWETIVNEVKQKSIPASTMLLKSAPVSVKDGVIEIIPDKPFALNVLKSKDNIEILEEALKKITGKSFKVVYIEPKIEPKISKEERIKEIENKKEIREILDLFEGTITDIKEDKK from the coding sequence ATGGAATATATTGCACTTTACAGGAAATACAGGCCCCAGACCTTTGACGAAGTAGTTGAACAAGATGCGGTTGTAAAAGTGCTGAGGGCAGAATTGAAACAGAAGAAAGTATCTCATGCATATCTATTTGCAGGACCGAAGGGGTCTGGTAAGACTACAATTGCAAGAATCTTCGCAAAGGGTCTTAACTGTGTAAATGGTCCAACCGACACACCTTGTCTTAAATGTGATAATTGTATTGCAATTACAAATGGCACGAGTTTAGATGTTATTGAGATAGATGCCGCATCAAACAGAGGTATTGATGAAATTAGAAGTTTGAAGGAACATGTGCAGTATGTACCAGTAAATTCTAAATATAAAGTCTACATAATAGACGAAGCGCATATGCTTACACCCCAAGCGTTCAATGCACTTTTGAAAACACTGGAAGAACCTCCGCAGAACGTAGTGTTTATTCTTGCAACAACCGAGGCAGATAAGATTCCACCAACGATCTCTTCAAGGTGTGAAAGACTTTACTTCAAACCTATCAGTATAAAAAGGCTAAGTAAGAAAATAAAAGAGGTTGCACAAAGTGAAGACGTTCAAATAACTGATGCTGCATCGGAATTAATTGCAAGAGCTTCTTCTGGGTCACTTCGAAATGCCTTAAGTTTACTTGAACAGGTAATAACTGTTTCAAACAATATTGACGAAAATATTGTAAGAAATATCCTCGATATACCCGACGAAAATTTTGTACTTAATTTTGCAAAGGCCCTTATTCAAGGTAACGTAGATTTTATATTCGATGGAATTCGTCAACTTGAAGTTTCAGGATTAGATCCTAAAATCTTCATAAATGAAATGACTGAATTCTTTGAAGACCTAATTACTCTTAAGCTAGGCGCAAGTGATACCGTAGAAGAAAAAAGAGATGCAACTACTTTCTCAGATATGAAGGAGATCATAAAAGTAGCAACTTTAAGAAAACTTATCGAAGTTTCAAAAGTACTTTTAGAAGCCTTGAATAAAGTAAAAATTTATAAAGATCTCTACTTTGCATTGCTTGTAGAGTTTCTTGATAACTTAGGAAATTTTGAAGATAATTTAAGTGGAAAACAAAGTGTTGGAAGAGAGGATGCGTCTCAATTTATTTCTAAGGAAAAAGTTGATAAAATTATACTTGCTCAAGAAAAAAAATCATCTGAAAAAATAGAAGAGCCTGAAACACAAACTCAGGAAATAGATATCGAAAGAATTAAATACTTATGGGAAACAATTGTTAATGAAGTAAAACAAAAAAGCATCCCAGCCTCGACAATGCTTTTGAAGTCAGCGCCGGTTTCTGTAAAAGATGGCGTAATTGAAATTATCCCTGACAAACCTTTTGCTTTAAATGTTTTAAAATCAAAAGATAACATAGAAATTTTGGAAGAAGCTTTAAAGAAAATAACTGGTAAATCGTTTAAGGTAGTTTATATTGAACCAAAGATAGAACCTAAAATAAGTAAAGAGGAAAGAATTAAAGAAATAGAGAACAAAAAAGAAATTAGAGAAATACTGGATCTATTCGAGGGAACAATAACTGATATTAAGGAGGATAAAAAATGA
- a CDS encoding YbaB/EbfC family nucleoid-associated protein yields MRNFNDILRQAQELQKKLEQINLELEQMEIGATAQNIVKAVVNGKLEIISIQILKENLEDIDKEMLEDLVVVAIKDAQNKAKLIAQEKFASLGALGGLLPNFPNGIN; encoded by the coding sequence ATGAGAAATTTTAACGACATTCTAAGGCAGGCCCAAGAACTGCAAAAGAAACTAGAACAAATAAACTTGGAACTCGAGCAAATGGAGATTGGGGCAACAGCCCAGAATATAGTTAAAGCAGTTGTTAACGGAAAACTTGAGATTATTTCTATTCAAATTTTAAAGGAAAATTTAGAAGATATAGATAAAGAGATGCTTGAAGATCTAGTGGTAGTTGCAATAAAGGATGCTCAAAACAAGGCAAAACTCATTGCCCAAGAGAAATTTGCCTCTTTAGGTGCGTTAGGAGGATTATTACCCAATTTTCCAAATGGAATCAATTAA
- the recR gene encoding recombination mediator RecR, producing MESINSKLKSLIEEIEKLPSIGPKTAERIALYLLSLEEQEIKKFLDTLTDARANLHLCPICFNITDKEICEICSDESRDRSSICVVEEVNDLLAIEKTGSYKGVYHVLHGDIDPINHKGPDQIKLKELLDRIKNSHIKEVILATNPDFSGDMTATYIAKLINSIKMDIRITRIAVGLPKEAEIGLADTLTLSMAIKERKEYK from the coding sequence ATGGAATCAATTAATAGTAAGCTTAAATCTTTAATTGAGGAAATTGAAAAACTACCCTCTATTGGACCAAAAACTGCGGAAAGAATTGCCCTTTACCTTTTATCTTTGGAAGAGCAAGAAATAAAAAAATTCTTAGATACCTTAACTGATGCAAGGGCAAATTTACATTTATGCCCCATTTGTTTTAATATTACTGATAAAGAAATTTGCGAGATTTGCAGCGATGAATCAAGAGATAGGTCATCAATTTGCGTTGTAGAGGAAGTTAACGATTTACTTGCAATTGAAAAGACGGGTTCCTACAAAGGAGTTTATCATGTTCTTCATGGGGATATCGATCCTATAAACCATAAAGGACCAGACCAAATTAAATTGAAAGAATTGCTTGATAGAATCAAAAATTCACACATAAAAGAAGTTATTCTTGCTACAAATCCTGATTTTAGTGGTGATATGACTGCAACTTACATTGCAAAACTTATTAATTCGATTAAAATGGATATTAGGATTACAAGAATTGCTGTCGGTTTACCAAAGGAAGCAGAAATTGGACTTGCAGATACTTTAACTTTGTCTATGGCAATTAAAGAAAGAAAGGAATACAAATAA
- the eno gene encoding phosphopyruvate hydratase: MSEIIFVKAREILDSRGNPTIETEVVLESGAVGVAAVPSGKSTGKFEAVELRDGDKSRFNGKGVLNAVRNVNEVIAENIIGMEAQDQYLIDKTMIDLDGTPNKSKLGANAILSVSLAVARAQANELGISLYKYLGGLNANLLPVPQLNILNGGAHADSGLDIQEFLILPVNFTSFKEAIRAGAEIYRSLESILKKKGYSVGIGDEGGFAPKVKNTEEALSLIVEAITNANYIAGKDIFLGIDSASSGFFKDGYYNFEGAKLTSKEMIDFYENLLSKFPIISIEDGLAEEDWDGWIEFTKRLGDKIQIIGDDLYVTNIERFSKGVELKATNSILIKLNQIGTLSETLKVIQFARFNGFNAIVSHRSGETADAFISHLVVGMTTGQIKSGAPARMERVEKYNELIRIEEELGENARFAGINVFKKFLK; the protein is encoded by the coding sequence ATGAGCGAGATTATTTTTGTAAAAGCAAGAGAAATCTTAGATTCAAGAGGAAACCCAACTATTGAGACCGAAGTTGTTCTTGAGAGTGGTGCAGTTGGTGTTGCAGCAGTACCATCTGGCAAATCAACTGGAAAATTTGAAGCAGTTGAATTAAGAGACGGAGACAAGTCAAGGTTTAACGGTAAAGGTGTTTTAAATGCAGTAAGGAACGTGAATGAAGTAATTGCGGAAAATATAATCGGAATGGAAGCACAAGACCAGTATCTTATCGATAAAACGATGATTGATTTGGACGGTACACCAAATAAAAGTAAACTTGGGGCTAACGCAATATTAAGTGTTTCCCTTGCTGTTGCACGAGCACAGGCAAATGAACTTGGAATATCTTTATATAAATACCTTGGAGGATTGAATGCAAATCTTCTTCCAGTACCACAACTAAACATTTTGAATGGCGGTGCACATGCAGATTCTGGTTTGGACATTCAAGAATTTCTTATCCTCCCTGTAAACTTCACTTCATTCAAAGAAGCAATTAGAGCAGGCGCAGAAATTTACAGAAGCCTTGAGTCTATTCTAAAAAAGAAAGGATACTCAGTCGGTATAGGAGATGAAGGTGGTTTTGCACCTAAAGTAAAAAATACAGAAGAAGCACTGAGTTTGATTGTGGAAGCGATAACCAATGCAAATTATATTGCAGGAAAAGATATTTTCCTTGGTATTGATTCTGCTTCTTCGGGATTCTTTAAAGATGGCTACTACAATTTCGAAGGTGCAAAATTAACATCGAAAGAAATGATTGATTTTTATGAAAATCTTTTAAGTAAGTTCCCCATTATCTCCATTGAAGATGGGCTTGCTGAAGAGGATTGGGACGGCTGGATTGAATTTACTAAACGATTAGGTGATAAAATCCAAATTATTGGCGATGACTTGTATGTAACAAATATTGAAAGATTTTCTAAGGGTGTTGAACTCAAAGCAACCAATTCAATACTTATTAAACTAAACCAAATTGGGACACTCTCGGAAACTCTTAAGGTAATTCAGTTTGCAAGATTTAATGGATTTAACGCAATTGTCTCACATAGGTCCGGAGAAACTGCGGATGCATTTATCTCTCATCTTGTAGTAGGAATGACAACTGGTCAAATTAAAAGTGGTGCACCAGCAAGAATGGAAAGAGTTGAAAAATATAACGAACTAATTAGAATTGAGGAAGAATTAGGCGAAAACGCTCGATTTGCAGGAATTAATGTCTTCAAAAAATTTCTAAAATAA
- a CDS encoding Fpg/Nei family DNA glycosylase has translation MPEVIEVNFLKDEIASTFIGKKVVEAILNNEKISNVCKNEFEKELKDEVLKDVARHGKVLILKFSNYKYLLIHFLLTGYLRLIDDSEKEKAQAYLKFDNGKSIGIFGIMSNGFIHLHETKNINNLDEIKELGIDVLDEKFTLENFKKIILKNGTKRIKDILLDQSIIAGLGNAYSDEILFVSKVNPKRKGGYLSEDEIESIYKNIFFVLEKSKKYGGASELSFVHLDGSKGHFHEHFLVHKREGEKCPICGTPIETTKIGGRTSYFCPKCQR, from the coding sequence ATGCCAGAGGTTATTGAAGTTAATTTTTTAAAAGATGAGATTGCCTCTACTTTTATCGGAAAAAAAGTTGTAGAGGCAATCTTAAATAATGAAAAGATTTCAAACGTCTGCAAGAATGAATTTGAAAAAGAATTAAAGGATGAGGTCCTCAAAGACGTTGCAAGACACGGCAAAGTGTTAATTTTGAAATTCTCAAACTATAAATACCTTCTTATTCATTTTCTACTCACCGGATACCTGCGGTTAATAGATGACTCGGAAAAGGAAAAAGCACAAGCATATTTAAAGTTCGATAATGGTAAGTCCATTGGTATCTTTGGTATTATGTCAAATGGATTCATTCATTTACATGAAACTAAAAACATTAATAATTTAGATGAAATAAAAGAACTCGGGATAGACGTTCTTGATGAAAAATTTACACTTGAAAATTTTAAGAAAATTATACTAAAAAACGGGACTAAAAGGATAAAGGACATCCTTCTTGATCAGAGTATTATTGCCGGTCTTGGCAACGCATATTCTGATGAAATTCTTTTTGTATCAAAAGTAAATCCCAAAAGAAAAGGGGGATATTTGTCAGAAGATGAAATTGAAAGTATATACAAAAATATTTTTTTCGTCTTGGAGAAGTCAAAGAAATACGGTGGTGCAAGTGAGCTTTCCTTTGTTCATCTTGACGGCTCAAAAGGCCATTTCCATGAACATTTTTTAGTTCATAAGCGTGAAGGAGAAAAGTGTCCAATTTGCGGAACTCCGATTGAAACAACAAAAATAGGGGGAAGAACATCGTACTTCTGCCCAAAATGTCAGAGGTGA
- a CDS encoding helix-hairpin-helix domain-containing protein, whose amino-acid sequence MDTLDTKKIIIILILLIFISFGIGLYVGKTYLSNNKAQEQPVIVQNVGNSSQQKIKVYVTGEVKHPDVYELEENAIVKDAISLAGGVTENADLISINLAKKLTDGEEVIVPSKDNSLLNSNNSTSLATTPKTNKVNINKATKEELMTLPGIGEAKAQAIIDYRTKNGPFKTIHDIVNVSGIGEKTFEKIQDLITV is encoded by the coding sequence GTGGATACACTTGACACGAAAAAGATAATCATAATTTTAATCTTACTTATTTTCATTTCGTTCGGGATTGGCTTATATGTCGGAAAAACATACTTATCAAACAATAAAGCACAAGAGCAACCTGTGATTGTCCAAAATGTAGGTAATTCCTCTCAACAAAAAATTAAGGTTTACGTAACAGGAGAAGTCAAACATCCAGATGTATACGAATTAGAAGAAAACGCAATAGTTAAGGATGCAATTTCTCTTGCTGGTGGTGTCACAGAAAATGCAGATTTGATTTCAATTAATCTTGCAAAAAAACTTACGGATGGTGAAGAAGTAATTGTTCCTTCAAAAGATAACTCATTGCTTAATTCAAACAACTCTACATCCTTAGCTACAACTCCTAAAACCAACAAAGTAAACATAAATAAAGCAACAAAAGAAGAGTTAATGACACTTCCCGGAATCGGAGAAGCAAAGGCACAGGCTATAATTGATTATAGAACAAAGAACGGACCTTTTAAAACTATACACGATATAGTAAATGTCTCAGGAATAGGCGAAAAAACGTTTGAGAAAATTCAGGATCTAATTACAGTGTAA